Proteins encoded in a region of the Puniceibacterium sp. IMCC21224 genome:
- the leuD gene encoding 3-isopropylmalate dehydratase small subunit, translating into MEKFDKLTGIAAPLDLINVDTDMIIPKQFLKTIKRSGLGVNLFDEMRYDDDRNEIPDFVLNKPQYREAQIIVAGENFGCGSSREHAPWAIKDFGISCVIAPSFADIFYNNCFKNGILPIALPQEQIDVLMKDAEKGANARMEINLESQTITTSDGEVFTFDVDTFKKHCLMNGLDDIGLTMEKVTAIDTFETAAAQSRPWV; encoded by the coding sequence ATGGAAAAATTCGACAAACTCACCGGCATCGCCGCGCCGCTTGACCTGATCAACGTCGATACCGACATGATCATCCCCAAGCAGTTTCTAAAGACGATCAAACGCTCGGGTCTGGGCGTGAATCTGTTCGATGAGATGCGCTATGATGACGACCGCAACGAGATCCCGGATTTCGTGCTGAACAAACCGCAGTACCGTGAAGCACAGATCATCGTGGCTGGCGAAAACTTTGGCTGCGGATCCAGCCGCGAACACGCCCCGTGGGCAATCAAGGATTTCGGTATTTCCTGCGTTATCGCGCCGAGCTTTGCTGACATCTTTTACAACAACTGCTTCAAGAACGGCATCCTGCCCATCGCCCTGCCGCAAGAGCAGATAGACGTGCTGATGAAGGACGCGGAAAAGGGTGCCAATGCCCGGATGGAAATCAACCTCGAGTCGCAGACCATCACCACGTCCGATGGTGAAGTTTTCACCTTTGACGTCGATACGTTCAAGAAGCATTGCCTGATGAATGGCCTCGACGATATCGGCCTTACCATGGAAAAGGTCACCGCGATCGACACGTTCGAAACCGCAGCAGCCCAGTCCCGCCCCTGGGTCTGA
- the leuB gene encoding 3-isopropylmalate dehydrogenase yields MSNPSLLILPGDGIGPEVMAEVRKIIDWYGTKRDLAFDVSEDLVGGCAYDKHGTPLHDDTMARAQEVDAVLLGAVGGPKYDSLDFSVKPERGLLRLRKEMDLYANLRPAQCFDALADFSSLKKNVVAGLDIMIIRELTSGVYFGEPRGIFKEGNERVGINTQRYTESEIERVARSGFEMARKRGNKLCSMEKANVMESGVLWREVVQRIGDTEYPDVELSHMYADAGAMQLTRWPKQFDVIVTDNLFGDLLSDLAAMLTGSLGMLPSASLGAPMANGRPKALYEPVHGSAPDIAGQGKANPIACILSFAMALRYSFDKGDEATRLEKAVESVLADGYRTADLLGEEGRSPVSTSQMGDAVVAALDASLS; encoded by the coding sequence ATGAGCAACCCCTCGCTTCTTATTCTCCCCGGTGACGGGATCGGCCCCGAAGTCATGGCCGAGGTGCGCAAGATCATCGACTGGTACGGTACCAAACGCGATCTGGCCTTTGATGTGAGCGAGGATCTTGTCGGCGGCTGCGCCTATGACAAGCACGGCACGCCGCTGCACGATGACACCATGGCCCGCGCGCAAGAGGTGGATGCCGTTCTGCTGGGTGCCGTGGGTGGCCCGAAATACGACTCCCTGGATTTCTCCGTTAAACCCGAGCGCGGCCTGCTGCGCCTGCGCAAGGAAATGGATCTGTATGCCAACCTGCGCCCGGCGCAGTGCTTTGACGCGCTGGCGGATTTTTCGTCGCTGAAAAAGAACGTCGTTGCCGGTCTCGACATCATGATCATCCGCGAACTGACCAGCGGCGTCTATTTCGGCGAACCGCGCGGCATCTTCAAGGAAGGCAACGAACGCGTCGGCATCAACACCCAGCGCTACACCGAGAGCGAGATCGAGCGTGTCGCGCGCTCTGGCTTTGAGATGGCGCGCAAGCGCGGCAACAAGCTGTGCTCGATGGAAAAGGCGAATGTGATGGAATCCGGCGTGCTGTGGCGCGAAGTGGTTCAGCGCATCGGCGACACCGAATACCCGGATGTCGAACTGTCGCACATGTACGCCGATGCCGGCGCCATGCAGCTGACCCGCTGGCCCAAGCAGTTTGACGTGATCGTCACCGACAACCTCTTTGGCGACCTGCTGTCGGATCTCGCGGCGATGCTGACCGGTTCGCTGGGCATGTTGCCCTCTGCCAGCCTTGGCGCGCCGATGGCCAATGGCCGCCCCAAAGCACTGTACGAGCCGGTACACGGTTCGGCCCCCGACATTGCCGGTCAGGGCAAGGCAAACCCGATTGCCTGTATCCTGTCGTTCGCGATGGCGCTGCGCTACAGCTTTGACAAGGGTGATGAGGCGACACGTCTGGAAAAGGCCGTCGAATCTGTGCTGGCCGATGGTTACCGCACTGCCGATCTGCTGGGTGAAGAGGGGCGCAGCCCGGTGTCGACCAGCCAGATGGGCGATGCCGTCGTCGCAGCACTGGACGCCAGTCTTAGCTGA
- a CDS encoding glycine C-acetyltransferase, with translation MTQAFLTQVQNTLRGIEAEGLWKTERPLTSPQGAQITVGGRGMLNLCANNYLGLAAHPRLIAAATDAMQTLGYGMASVRFICGTQDLHRELEQKLATFLDKDDSILFAACFDANAAVFEPLLGPEDAIVSDSLNHASIIDGVRLCKARRYRYANADMDDLETQLRQARADGARHIMIATDGVFSMDGYLAPLPDITALAAKYDALTMVDDCHATGFMGATGAGTPEHFGVDVDILTGTLGKALGGAIGGYIAGPQVVIDLLRQRARPYLFSNALPPAVVAAGIEVLKLVEEGDTLRARLFENATYWRAGLDKLGFDILPGEHPIIPVMTHEARLAQEMARGLFDEGIYVSGFFFPVVPKGRARIRTQMNAALTRDDLDTALAAFGKVGKSLGVI, from the coding sequence ATGACACAGGCTTTTCTCACCCAGGTCCAGAACACTCTGCGCGGCATCGAAGCGGAGGGGTTGTGGAAGACCGAGCGACCGCTGACCTCGCCGCAAGGTGCGCAGATCACCGTGGGCGGGCGCGGAATGCTGAACCTTTGTGCCAATAACTACCTCGGGTTGGCAGCGCATCCCCGGCTGATCGCCGCAGCCACAGACGCAATGCAGACGCTGGGCTATGGCATGGCGAGTGTGCGTTTCATCTGCGGCACGCAGGATCTGCACCGCGAGCTAGAGCAAAAGCTGGCGACGTTTCTGGACAAGGACGACAGTATCCTGTTTGCGGCGTGTTTTGATGCCAACGCCGCCGTATTCGAGCCATTGCTGGGACCCGAGGATGCAATTGTTTCGGACAGCCTGAACCATGCGTCGATCATCGACGGCGTGCGTTTGTGCAAGGCGCGGCGCTATCGTTATGCCAATGCGGATATGGATGATCTCGAAACCCAGCTCAGGCAAGCCCGCGCCGACGGTGCACGCCATATCATGATCGCCACCGACGGCGTGTTCAGCATGGATGGCTACCTTGCGCCTTTGCCTGACATCACGGCGTTGGCTGCAAAATATGATGCGCTGACCATGGTCGATGATTGCCACGCCACCGGTTTCATGGGGGCCACCGGCGCTGGCACGCCAGAACATTTCGGGGTGGATGTCGATATTCTGACTGGCACGCTGGGCAAAGCGCTGGGTGGCGCCATCGGCGGCTATATCGCCGGGCCGCAGGTGGTGATTGATCTGCTGCGTCAGCGGGCGCGGCCCTATCTGTTTTCCAACGCCCTGCCCCCCGCTGTGGTCGCCGCCGGGATCGAAGTGCTGAAGCTGGTGGAAGAAGGCGACACCCTGCGTGCGCGGCTGTTCGAAAATGCCACCTATTGGCGGGCCGGCCTGGACAAGCTGGGGTTCGACATCCTGCCGGGAGAGCATCCGATTATCCCGGTGATGACACACGAGGCGCGGCTGGCCCAAGAGATGGCGCGCGGGCTGTTCGATGAGGGAATCTATGTTTCGGGGTTCTTCTTTCCGGTGGTGCCCAAAGGGCGGGCGCGGATCAGGACGCAGATGAATGCGGCCCTGACGCGCGACGATCTGGACACCGCGCTGGCTGCCTTTGGCAAGGTCGGCAAATCCCTGGGGGTGATCTGA
- a CDS encoding DMT family transporter codes for MGPNAKGALLALLSFGLYATHDVIVKALGVYYSPFQIVFFSVLFSFPLVVVMLIRDSEPGHLRPVHPWWTGLRTAAAMITAASAFYAFTTLPLAEVYAIIFAAPLLITILSIPILGERVRLRRWMAVIVGLCGVIVVLRPGATQFELGHLAALFAACGSALASIIVRKIGNEERPVVLVLYPMLTNFIVMGALTAVVYVPMPIEHLALNAGMAVLGFAASMIIIYAYKAAEAVIVAPMQYSQILWATVFGAMFFDEWPDTVTLIGASIIIASGVYIVLREGNADTSENTPVLKSRSRFETATMPRVSSLLRLRTSRGVDRH; via the coding sequence ATGGGACCGAACGCAAAAGGCGCCTTGCTCGCGCTCCTGTCCTTTGGACTTTATGCCACGCATGATGTGATCGTCAAAGCGTTGGGCGTCTACTACAGCCCCTTCCAGATCGTGTTTTTCAGCGTTCTGTTCAGCTTTCCCCTGGTTGTGGTCATGCTGATCCGCGATTCAGAACCCGGCCACTTGCGCCCTGTGCATCCCTGGTGGACCGGATTGCGGACAGCCGCCGCGATGATCACAGCCGCGTCGGCGTTCTACGCCTTCACCACCCTGCCACTGGCCGAGGTGTATGCGATCATCTTTGCCGCGCCGCTGCTGATCACCATCCTGTCGATCCCAATTCTGGGCGAACGTGTCCGCCTGCGCCGCTGGATGGCGGTAATTGTCGGCCTGTGTGGTGTTATCGTCGTGCTGCGCCCCGGTGCCACGCAGTTTGAGCTTGGCCATCTGGCCGCGCTGTTTGCCGCCTGTGGCTCGGCTCTGGCCTCGATTATTGTGCGCAAGATCGGCAACGAAGAGCGCCCGGTGGTGCTGGTGCTGTATCCGATGCTGACTAACTTTATCGTGATGGGCGCGCTGACCGCTGTTGTCTACGTACCGATGCCGATTGAACATCTGGCCCTGAACGCCGGCATGGCCGTGCTGGGCTTCGCCGCGTCGATGATCATAATCTATGCCTACAAGGCCGCCGAGGCCGTGATCGTGGCACCGATGCAGTATTCCCAGATCCTTTGGGCCACAGTGTTTGGCGCAATGTTCTTTGACGAATGGCCCGACACTGTGACCCTGATTGGCGCGTCGATCATCATCGCCAGCGGCGTCTATATCGTGCTGCGCGAAGGGAACGCCGATACATCAGAGAACACCCCGGTGCTCAAGAGCCGCAGCAGGTTCGAAACCGCGACAATGCCCCGGGTCAGCAGTTTGCTGCGATTGCGCACGAGCCGTGGCGTGGATCGACACTGA
- a CDS encoding dynamin family protein, giving the protein MEEFWQRLQRVERATEALAESSLPFVQEAVENISEKIVSFEPAVSVIGQVKAGKSTLLNALIGQTELLPSDVNPWTSVITAIHLNSRRRPPKTSALFRFFDEMEWDRLVTTGGRLGEMANRAGFETEAVAVKNQVMEMRQTTEQRLGDKFHDLLGASHAFETIEKDVIDRYICYGDPDDSDTPDEGVYADITKLADLYIDIPTYPTGLCFRDTPGVNDTFMMREQITLNAISDSRVCVVVLSAHQALSTMDMALMRIICNVQAREVLIFVNRIDTLVDPRGDSIKIYESIKNTLAKNGVAEGVKIIFGSGYWANCALGNTCDKMMPASRAALLHWAEKSDSDLQDPQDFRQIAFDASGVGELHRAIATRIVEGPGHLLIEDVSAEIDNISQMISTVSNIADQQIDQERIDNLNLPALRKRLDDIATETLERYDQQISDLRKVIEERLLRSRETFVASAIEALESHLATYGEFDTWSYESVSLRMMMRTAFLSTCGTVRKHTKSAHSRALEEYDLLLEDNFGIEDHGTDMEAPVIAGANPPTTLAQTLSLDLQPTWWRRFWRFGKRKLHAKRYEDVIRAETTPLIAELLEEHFDVYVQTNRALIKKFLSNEDQFVETILECLGRQDPSNLLFDTGPQQEKVA; this is encoded by the coding sequence TTGGAAGAATTTTGGCAACGCCTTCAGCGTGTCGAAAGAGCGACCGAGGCACTGGCCGAAAGTTCGCTTCCGTTTGTACAGGAAGCGGTTGAAAACATTTCCGAAAAGATCGTTTCCTTTGAACCGGCGGTCAGCGTGATCGGCCAGGTCAAGGCTGGCAAGAGCACATTGTTGAATGCTTTGATCGGTCAGACCGAGTTGCTGCCCTCGGACGTCAATCCCTGGACCTCGGTCATCACCGCGATCCACCTGAATTCCCGTCGCCGCCCGCCAAAGACCAGCGCATTGTTCCGTTTCTTCGATGAAATGGAATGGGATCGCTTGGTGACCACCGGCGGTCGACTTGGTGAAATGGCCAACCGCGCCGGATTTGAAACCGAAGCGGTCGCCGTCAAGAACCAGGTCATGGAGATGCGCCAGACCACGGAACAGCGTCTTGGTGACAAATTTCACGACCTTCTTGGGGCGAGCCACGCGTTCGAAACCATAGAAAAGGACGTCATCGACCGCTATATCTGCTATGGTGATCCCGACGATTCGGACACGCCAGACGAAGGTGTCTATGCCGACATCACCAAACTGGCAGACCTTTATATCGACATTCCGACCTATCCGACGGGCCTGTGTTTCCGCGATACACCCGGCGTGAACGACACCTTCATGATGCGCGAACAGATCACGCTGAATGCGATCAGCGACAGCCGCGTCTGCGTTGTTGTGCTGTCAGCCCATCAGGCGCTGTCGACGATGGACATGGCGCTGATGCGCATCATCTGCAACGTGCAGGCCCGCGAAGTCCTGATTTTTGTCAACCGGATCGACACCCTGGTGGACCCGCGCGGCGATTCAATCAAGATTTACGAAAGCATCAAGAATACGCTGGCCAAGAACGGCGTCGCCGAGGGCGTAAAGATCATTTTCGGCTCAGGCTATTGGGCCAACTGCGCCCTTGGCAACACGTGCGACAAGATGATGCCCGCCAGCCGCGCCGCTCTTTTGCATTGGGCCGAAAAATCCGACAGCGATCTCCAAGATCCTCAGGATTTTCGCCAGATTGCCTTTGATGCGTCCGGTGTTGGCGAATTGCACCGTGCCATTGCCACCCGCATCGTCGAAGGCCCCGGCCATCTGCTGATCGAAGACGTGTCGGCGGAAATCGACAATATCTCGCAAATGATCAGCACAGTGTCGAATATTGCCGACCAGCAGATCGATCAGGAGCGTATCGACAATCTGAACCTGCCCGCGCTCAGAAAACGCCTGGATGATATCGCCACCGAAACGCTGGAACGCTATGACCAGCAGATCAGCGATTTGCGCAAGGTCATCGAGGAACGGCTGCTGCGCTCGCGCGAGACCTTTGTTGCTTCGGCGATCGAGGCGCTGGAATCTCATCTCGCGACGTATGGCGAATTTGACACCTGGTCCTACGAATCCGTCAGCCTGCGGATGATGATGCGGACAGCGTTTCTTTCGACCTGTGGCACCGTCAGAAAGCATACCAAATCTGCCCACAGCCGCGCGCTGGAAGAATACGATCTCTTGCTCGAAGACAACTTCGGCATCGAAGATCATGGCACCGATATGGAAGCTCCTGTCATTGCCGGCGCCAATCCGCCGACCACGCTTGCCCAGACCCTTTCGCTAGATTTGCAACCGACCTGGTGGCGCCGGTTCTGGCGGTTTGGCAAGCGCAAGCTCCATGCCAAACGGTATGAGGACGTCATCCGCGCCGAAACCACCCCGCTGATTGCCGAGTTGTTGGAGGAACATTTCGATGTTTACGTCCAAACCAATCGGGCTCTGATCAAAAAATTCCTCTCGAACGAAGACCAATTTGTCGAGACCATTCTCGAATGTTTGGGCAGGCAAGATCCTTCAAACTTGCTCTTTGACACCGGACCCCAGCAGGAGAAGGTCGCATGA
- a CDS encoding endonuclease/exonuclease/phosphatase family protein, whose protein sequence is MSGPLYAETIRVATWHAPLSRKGPGLLLRDILRGEDTEIAAVTEGIDTLDPDILLLTNIDYDFDLIALNALRNAMPDGANRYPYLWARKPNTGMPTGLDLDGDGRLGGPRDAQGFGYFAGQGGMALMSRFPVGMDQVIDFSDLLWRDLPGNLMSPDDTGYDVQRLSSSAHWDVPLHLPGDRMLHLLAFYATPPVFDGPEDRNGRRNHDEVAFWRRYLDGAIGGAPPTSEFVVIGDANLDSQRGDGLHAAMIALLADSRLTDPVPGSDSVHWPPPGPGTMRVSYVLPSADLGVAGAGHGPAVGPHRPVWVDLTIAP, encoded by the coding sequence TTGTCAGGACCTTTGTATGCCGAAACGATCCGGGTCGCGACTTGGCACGCGCCACTCAGCCGCAAGGGTCCGGGGCTGTTGCTGCGTGACATCCTGCGCGGCGAGGATACAGAGATAGCCGCTGTCACTGAGGGCATTGATACGCTGGACCCGGACATTCTGCTGCTCACCAACATCGACTATGACTTTGATCTGATCGCACTGAACGCGCTGCGCAACGCGATGCCGGACGGGGCGAACCGATATCCCTACCTCTGGGCGCGCAAACCAAATACCGGCATGCCGACCGGCCTGGATCTAGATGGTGACGGGCGGCTGGGGGGGCCGCGCGACGCGCAGGGCTTTGGCTATTTCGCGGGTCAGGGTGGTATGGCGCTGATGAGCCGTTTTCCAGTCGGTATGGATCAAGTGATCGATTTCAGTGACCTGCTGTGGCGCGATCTGCCGGGCAACCTGATGTCGCCTGACGATACCGGATATGACGTCCAGCGCCTGTCCTCTTCGGCGCATTGGGATGTGCCGCTGCATCTGCCGGGGGACCGGATGCTGCACTTGCTGGCATTTTATGCCACGCCGCCAGTCTTTGACGGGCCCGAGGATCGAAACGGGCGACGCAACCACGACGAGGTGGCGTTCTGGCGCCGCTATCTGGACGGTGCGATTGGCGGGGCGCCGCCGACGTCCGAATTTGTGGTGATCGGTGACGCGAACCTGGATTCCCAGCGCGGCGACGGCCTGCACGCGGCCATGATTGCCCTGCTCGCCGACTCGCGCCTGACAGATCCCGTACCTGGCAGCGATTCGGTGCATTGGCCCCCGCCCGGACCAGGAACCATGCGGGTCAGCTATGTTTTGCCCTCGGCCGACCTTGGGGTTGCAGGGGCCGGCCACGGACCAGCCGTCGGACCACACAGACCGGTCTGGGTCGATCTGACGATTGCCCCATGA
- the leuC gene encoding 3-isopropylmalate dehydratase large subunit: MSPKTLYDKIWDAHVADEAEDGTCLLYIDRHLVHEVTSPQAFEGLRMTGRTVRAPDKTIAVPDHNVPTTLDRADASTMTEDSRIQVEALDKNAKDFGIHYYPVSDVRQGIVHIVGPEQGWTLPGMTVVCGDSHTATHGAFGSLAHGIGTSEVEHVLATQTLIQRKGKNMKVEITGKLSPGVTAKDITLSVIGKTGTAGGTGYVIEYCGEAIRDLSMEGRMTVCNMAIEGGARAGLIAPDEKTFAYVMGRPHAPKGAQWEAAMNWWKTLYSDDDAHWDKVVTIKGEDIAPVVTWGTSPEDVLPITADVPAAASFTGGKVEAAQRSLDYMGLTAGTPLSEIKIDTVFIGSCTNGRIEDLRAAAAILKGKKVKDGMRAMVVPGSGLVRAQAEEEGLADIFIEAGFEWRMAGCSMCLAMNPDQLSPGERCAATSNRNFEGRQGRGGRTHLMSPAMAAAAAVTGHLTDVRDLM; encoded by the coding sequence ATGTCCCCCAAAACGCTCTATGACAAGATCTGGGACGCCCATGTCGCTGACGAAGCCGAAGACGGCACCTGCCTGTTGTATATCGACCGCCACCTTGTCCACGAGGTGACATCCCCGCAGGCGTTCGAAGGTCTGCGCATGACCGGTCGCACCGTCCGCGCACCGGACAAGACAATTGCCGTACCGGATCACAACGTGCCGACCACGCTGGACCGCGCCGATGCCAGCACCATGACCGAAGATAGCCGGATTCAAGTCGAGGCGCTGGACAAGAATGCCAAGGATTTCGGAATTCACTACTACCCGGTGTCCGACGTCCGTCAGGGTATTGTTCACATCGTCGGCCCGGAACAGGGCTGGACCCTGCCCGGCATGACCGTGGTCTGTGGCGACAGCCACACCGCGACCCACGGCGCATTCGGCAGCCTTGCCCATGGCATCGGTACATCCGAAGTTGAACACGTCCTTGCCACCCAGACGCTGATCCAGCGCAAGGGCAAGAACATGAAGGTCGAAATCACCGGCAAGCTGTCCCCCGGCGTCACAGCCAAGGACATCACCCTGTCCGTCATCGGCAAAACAGGCACCGCCGGCGGCACCGGCTATGTCATCGAATATTGCGGCGAAGCGATCCGCGATCTGTCGATGGAAGGCCGCATGACCGTCTGCAACATGGCGATCGAAGGCGGCGCGCGCGCCGGCCTCATCGCGCCGGACGAAAAGACCTTTGCCTATGTCATGGGCCGCCCCCACGCGCCGAAAGGTGCGCAATGGGAGGCCGCGATGAATTGGTGGAAGACGCTTTATTCCGACGATGACGCCCATTGGGACAAGGTCGTGACCATCAAGGGCGAAGACATCGCACCCGTCGTCACCTGGGGCACCTCACCCGAGGATGTGCTGCCGATCACGGCCGATGTGCCCGCCGCCGCCAGCTTTACCGGTGGCAAGGTCGAAGCCGCGCAGCGGTCGCTGGACTACATGGGGCTGACCGCCGGGACGCCACTGTCCGAGATCAAGATCGACACGGTCTTTATCGGCTCCTGCACCAACGGGCGGATCGAGGATCTGCGCGCCGCCGCCGCCATCCTCAAGGGGAAAAAGGTCAAGGACGGCATGCGTGCCATGGTCGTCCCGGGTTCCGGCCTCGTCCGTGCCCAGGCCGAAGAGGAAGGCCTCGCCGATATCTTTATCGAGGCGGGTTTTGAATGGCGCATGGCGGGCTGTTCCATGTGCCTTGCTATGAATCCCGACCAGTTGTCTCCGGGCGAACGTTGCGCGGCGACGTCCAACCGCAACTTCGAGGGCCGCCAGGGCCGGGGTGGTCGAACCCACCTGATGTCGCCTGCAATGGCGGCTGCGGCGGCAGTGACCGGGCATCTTACGGATGTCCGCGACCTGATGTGA
- the tdh gene encoding L-threonine 3-dehydrogenase has translation MHNDMKALVKTEPREGLWMQRAPVPEIGPDDVLIRIKKTGICGTDVHIWNWDDWAQRTVPVPLITGHEFAGEIVELGRNVEGLELGQRCSGEGHLIGRNSRQSRAGKFHLDPATRGIGVNEPGAFAEYLRLPAFNVVPLPDAIDDDIGAILDPLGNAVHTALSFDLVGEDVLITGAGPIGIMAAAVVRHVGARHVVITDVNQARLDLAAQVTDVVPVNVATQDLAEVRSRLKMKEGFDVGLEMSGNQRALDQMVEALVMGGRIALLGIPPGKSPVDWSRIVFKAITIKGVYGREIFETWYKMIAMLENGLDVRGVITHRFPVDQFIEGFDAMRSGQSGKVVLDWG, from the coding sequence ATGCACAACGACATGAAGGCGCTGGTCAAAACCGAACCGCGTGAGGGGCTTTGGATGCAGCGTGCCCCGGTTCCTGAGATCGGCCCGGACGATGTGCTCATCCGCATTAAGAAGACCGGGATCTGCGGCACGGATGTCCATATCTGGAACTGGGATGACTGGGCCCAGCGCACCGTGCCGGTGCCGTTGATCACCGGGCACGAGTTCGCCGGTGAGATCGTCGAACTTGGCCGCAATGTCGAAGGGCTTGAGCTGGGGCAACGCTGCTCTGGCGAGGGGCATCTGATCGGGCGCAACAGCCGTCAGAGTCGCGCCGGAAAATTCCATCTGGACCCGGCGACGCGTGGCATCGGGGTGAATGAACCCGGCGCCTTTGCTGAATATTTGCGCCTGCCCGCGTTCAATGTGGTGCCTTTGCCCGACGCGATTGACGATGACATTGGCGCCATCCTCGACCCGCTGGGCAATGCGGTGCACACGGCGCTGTCATTTGATCTGGTGGGCGAGGATGTGTTGATCACCGGGGCTGGTCCCATTGGCATCATGGCGGCGGCAGTGGTGCGGCATGTCGGGGCGCGGCATGTGGTGATCACCGACGTCAATCAGGCGCGGCTGGATTTGGCCGCGCAAGTCACAGATGTGGTCCCGGTCAACGTCGCCACCCAGGACCTGGCCGAGGTCCGGTCACGGCTCAAGATGAAAGAGGGGTTCGATGTCGGGCTTGAGATGTCGGGCAATCAGCGCGCGCTCGACCAGATGGTCGAGGCGTTGGTGATGGGCGGCCGCATCGCGTTGCTGGGCATCCCACCGGGAAAATCGCCGGTCGATTGGAGTAGGATCGTGTTCAAGGCGATCACGATCAAGGGCGTCTATGGTCGCGAGATTTTCGAGACTTGGTACAAGATGATTGCCATGCTGGAAAACGGTCTGGACGTGCGCGGGGTGATCACGCACCGTTTCCCGGTGGATCAGTTCATCGAGGGCTTTGATGCCATGCGGTCGGGGCAAAGCGGCAAGGTTGTTCTCGACTGGGGCTGA
- a CDS encoding mechanosensitive ion channel family protein, which produces MNSDAPPEAIFEMIQRIVLTLLARAEVFVSGLMRPWNAYQIVIALLVFLVATGLTRMLRQPLNDWMRTREGWPKWRMRILVLAHRWLRTILFVVLIWIVAIVMREVTWPSRSYLIVVVANLTTAWLAIAFVTRLIGNSMLRPLVRYGAWAWVTLHILGLTEETQQVLDGAAISIGDMRLSLWLIIQAAITLGLLIALARFLAVTSTARIRSNEEISPSMQVLAVKFLQVTLYGSALFIGLKLAGVDLTGLAVLSGAIGVGLGFGLQKVVSNLVSGIIILLDKSIKPGDVISLGETFGWINALGARYVSITTRDGKEYLIPNEDLITGQVVNWSHSNDFVRLDIFFGTAYGDDPHKVRRIAIAAASSVDRVLTSRAAVCHIVGFGDSSVDYILRFWIRDPTGGLTNIRGNVYLALWDAFKENGISIPFPQREVRMLEGSELRMARRGTADQPD; this is translated from the coding sequence ATGAACTCTGACGCGCCCCCCGAGGCGATATTCGAGATGATCCAGCGGATCGTCCTGACGCTTTTGGCGCGGGCCGAAGTCTTCGTCAGCGGGCTGATGCGTCCGTGGAACGCCTATCAAATCGTGATTGCCCTGCTGGTGTTTCTGGTGGCCACCGGGCTGACGCGGATGCTGCGGCAACCGCTGAATGACTGGATGCGCACGCGCGAAGGCTGGCCCAAGTGGCGGATGCGCATTCTGGTGCTGGCGCATCGCTGGCTGCGGACCATTCTGTTTGTTGTGTTGATCTGGATCGTCGCCATCGTCATGCGCGAAGTGACGTGGCCGTCGCGATCTTACCTGATCGTGGTGGTTGCCAATCTGACAACGGCCTGGCTGGCTATCGCCTTTGTCACCCGACTGATCGGCAATTCCATGTTGCGCCCGCTGGTGCGCTATGGCGCATGGGCCTGGGTCACGCTGCACATTCTGGGGCTGACCGAAGAAACGCAGCAGGTGCTGGACGGCGCGGCAATATCCATTGGCGACATGCGGCTGTCGCTGTGGCTGATTATTCAGGCGGCGATCACGCTGGGTCTGCTGATCGCCCTGGCGCGTTTCCTCGCCGTGACCAGCACCGCGCGCATCCGCAGCAACGAAGAAATATCACCGTCGATGCAGGTGCTGGCGGTCAAATTCCTTCAGGTCACGCTATATGGGTCTGCGCTGTTTATCGGGCTCAAGCTGGCCGGGGTGGATTTGACCGGCCTTGCCGTGTTGTCAGGGGCCATCGGTGTCGGCCTTGGCTTTGGTCTGCAAAAGGTGGTGTCGAACCTTGTATCCGGCATCATCATCCTGCTCGACAAGTCGATCAAGCCGGGCGATGTCATCTCGCTCGGGGAAACCTTTGGCTGGATCAACGCACTTGGTGCGCGCTATGTGTCAATCACCACCCGTGATGGCAAGGAATACCTGATTCCGAACGAGGATCTGATTACGGGGCAGGTGGTCAACTGGTCCCATTCCAACGATTTTGTCCGGCTAGACATCTTTTTCGGTACCGCCTACGGCGACGACCCGCACAAAGTGCGCCGCATCGCCATTGCCGCCGCGTCGAGTGTGGACCGCGTTCTGACCTCGCGCGCCGCCGTCTGCCATATCGTGGGATTTGGCGATTCTTCGGTGGATTACATCCTGCGGTTCTGGATTCGCGACCCCACGGGCGGACTGACCAATATCCGCGGTAATGTGTATCTGGCGCTCTGGGACGCGTTCAAGGAAAACGGCATTTCGATCCCCTTCCCGCAGCGCGAAGTGCGCATGTTGGAGGGGTCCGAGTTGCGCATGGCCCGGCGCGGAACCGCCGACCAGCCCGACTGA